From the Butyrivibrio fibrisolvens genome, one window contains:
- a CDS encoding DUF951 domain-containing protein, with protein MQIEVGDIVTLKKKHPCGSFEWEVLRSGADFRLKCVGCAHQIMIARTALEKNIKRIKHKE; from the coding sequence ATGCAAATAGAAGTAGGAGACATAGTCACACTTAAGAAGAAACATCCATGCGGATCTTTTGAGTGGGAAGTATTAAGATCCGGTGCTGACTTCAGACTCAAATGTGTAGGATGTGCTCATCAGATAATGATAGCAAGAACAGCACTTGAGAAGAATATAAAAAGAATAAAGCATAAAGAATAA
- the rpsF gene encoding 30S ribosomal protein S6, with amino-acid sequence MNKYELAVVVSANVDDEAKTKAVDKCKALIERFGGTVTNVDDWGKKKLAYEIQKQTEGFYYFIQFDAEASVPAELESRVRIVDNVIRYLCVRNDEA; translated from the coding sequence ATGAACAAGTACGAATTAGCCGTTGTTGTCAGCGCAAATGTTGATGATGAAGCAAAAACAAAGGCCGTTGACAAGTGCAAGGCACTGATCGAGCGTTTCGGAGGCACAGTTACGAACGTAGACGATTGGGGTAAGAAGAAGCTTGCTTATGAGATTCAGAAGCAGACTGAAGGTTTCTACTACTTCATCCAGTTCGACGCTGAGGCATCAGTTCCAGCTGAGCTCGAGTCACGTGTTCGCATCGTGGACAACGTCATCAGATACTTATGCGTTAGAAACGACGAGGCATAA
- a CDS encoding single-stranded DNA-binding protein, giving the protein MNKVILMGRLTRDPDVRYSQGENPLAIARYTLAVDRRFSRKDGGDGQQTADFISCKAFGRSGEFAEKYFRKGTKICVTGRIETGSYTNKDGVKVYTTEVVVEDQEFAESKNSGSGDFSQPVASGSAAPVAAADGFMNIPDGIDEELPFN; this is encoded by the coding sequence ATGAATAAAGTTATACTTATGGGACGTTTAACAAGAGATCCGGATGTAAGATATAGTCAGGGTGAGAACCCACTTGCAATTGCAAGATATACACTGGCTGTTGACCGCAGATTTTCTAGAAAAGATGGTGGTGACGGACAGCAGACTGCAGATTTTATTTCCTGCAAAGCTTTTGGAAGATCCGGTGAATTTGCAGAAAAGTATTTCCGCAAGGGAACCAAGATCTGCGTAACAGGCAGAATCGAAACTGGTTCATACACCAATAAGGATGGCGTCAAAGTATACACTACAGAAGTCGTTGTAGAAGATCAGGAGTTCGCAGAGAGCAAGAACAGCGGAAGCGGAGATTTCTCTCAGCCCGTAGCATCTGGATCTGCAGCACCTGTAGCGGCAGCTGATGGTTTCATGAACATTCCTGATGGAATTGATGAAGAACTGCCGTTCAACTAA
- the rpsR gene encoding 30S ribosomal protein S18: MAFNKERSEAPRRKGGMHRRKKVCVFCGKDHAIDYKDAATLKKYVSESGKILPRRITGNCAKHQREITVAIKRARHLAIMPYVAD, encoded by the coding sequence ATGGCTTTCAATAAAGAAAGATCCGAAGCACCTCGTAGAAAAGGTGGCATGCACAGAAGAAAGAAAGTTTGCGTATTCTGTGGTAAGGATCATGCAATTGATTATAAAGATGCAGCAACTCTTAAGAAGTATGTTTCTGAGAGCGGAAAGATTCTTCCTAGAAGAATCACAGGAAATTGCGCAAAGCACCAGAGAGAGATCACTGTTGCTATCAAGCGTGCTAGACATCTTGCTATTATGCCATACGTAGCAGACTAA